From the Pseudorasbora parva isolate DD20220531a chromosome 2, ASM2467924v1, whole genome shotgun sequence genome, the window CTTGATCTTCTCTTCTACTGCCTGCAGGGCTGCAGCCAGTGAGGCACTGGTCTCCTCTATCTTCTGGTGCATTGCATCTGCTGTCACTACCCCTGCGACAAATGCTGATCCAGTTGAACTGTCCATGGATACCCCACTGATTGAGGAGCGTGGGGGCTTTACAGGTGGGGGTGTGGGGATGGGGGTTGTGGGAGTTTGGGGCGTCTGTGGGGTTTGGGGTGTCTGAGGTGTTTGCGGGGTGTGAGGAGACTGTGGTGTGTGTGGGGTCTGCACACTCAAAGCTGGTGGGGTTGTAGCCTTGACAGGGTGGTTGGTCTGGGTAGAAGCTGTACTGGACATTCTGGTGACAGTCTGCTTGGCTGGAGAGGGTGTGGGAGTGGGGTTAGGTGTTGCATTTAAAGACTGAAGAACATTTTTGGATGGTTTGGGAGCTGTGGGAGGAGGTGTAGGTTTTGGTGAAATTGGAGGAGGTACTTTCTTTCCTTCAActgtaaagaaaaaagaaaagagataGAAGAGAGACAGGAAGAAAGACTGACTGAGCGGACTTTGATTCAACAAGGTTTAAACTTACAAGGCTTTACGGGATACTCACATAATTGTGTAAAGACAGGGCAAGTGAAAGGCCCGCACTGTGTAGTACCTGGGCTGCCAGGTGCCCCGGTCGGTCCAGGAAATGGGGCTTTCTTGGTGATTGCAGCCGGTGGTCCTTGTTTCTTTATGTGTTGGGCCAGAACAGGTTTGGGAGACACTGGAGGTTTGACGGATTTACGCGGGGCACTCTCAGTGACATGGCCTTCCAGGTCTGCACTGTCCCGACGGGGCGAGTTCTCAGGATGTTCCTGTGGTCGGGGCTGCTCTGAAACGGTCACCTCTGACACAGGGCGTCTTTTAATGGTGCCAGTCCCATTCTCATATGGTACAGGCATCTGTCCATCCTGTTGTTCCTCTGCATCTTTGTCTTTACTCTTGGGGCGGCGCTTAACCGTATTTGACTCTGTGAGCAGGAACTTAGTGCCATTTGCCTGCTGCTTGGTGCTCTGGACCCGCCTTTTTAGTGAGGCTGTGGCATCCACACATGAAAGGTCCTCATGGGGTAAAGAATACGACATTTCTATGCCATCCTCAGCCTCATCCTTTCCCTGTCTAGGTCTTTGTTTGATGGTAAGGTTTCCATCCTCAGCAAATGGAAGGTTCTCTGCTGAACTCCCACTAGAGCTTGGCTGGGGATCAGTGCGTTGCCTATCCTGGACTGGCTCTGGTCCTCGCTTAGCAGCAGCTACTAACTCAGTGACAGGCCCACTAATGGTCCTGCGACGGTTCACTACTTCCCCATCTAGTCCAATGGCATCACGCTGCTTTGCTCCTGCAGTACCCACCTGTAGAGAAACAACGTTTTACTACAACATATTTTGCTAACAGCCATTTTTATGATAAATGCTGAGTATCATCCTAAATGCACACAGACAGCCACCTTACCTGCAGATAGTGACCTGCAGATTTCTGTAAAGCGAGACCCTTGGCACCCCCACCAATAGAAGACATTTCCAACATAGCTGCAATGCTCCTCACAGTACCTGCACTGCCGGTGTCTATAGTGCCACCTAGGTCACTAGCACGTCTTTGTGGTTGATAGGGAATCCCCAAAAGAGGTCCACTGCTCGTCTCCTTGGGCACTTCTGCCAGATTACTGCTGGAGCTTGAGATGGCTGAACTAGAGCGTTTAGGGGGAGGTGGAGGAGGACCTTTCTTCTTCTGTCTGAGTGCAAAGGACTGGCTTCGGTTGACATTCTTGTCTGCCTGCCCTTTCACTGAGTTGCTGCGACCCACCCGGTGCTGTACTGTGGCATATTTCCCTCCTGAATCTGTCACATTCAGCTCGTCGTGCTCTTGCTCCCCATCAGACACAGCATATCGATTCAGGCTGTGGGCACGTTTCTTAGGCAGACCATACTCATCGCAACCTTCATCCCCATCTGGTGGCAGACATAGGAGAGGCACTTGGACAGCAGGTCCTTGAGGTGCAGCTTCCATGGTTTCCACAGGCTGGGCAGCTGGGTGTGAATGGGATGATTGAGTGGGGGACTGTGGGTGAGCACGAGGTGTCATGGGCTTCTCTGTCTGCTGGAGCAGCTGAGGACTCGGTTTTGGTTTACCTGGTGGGTTGCCAATTGTCTGTGAGGCGGGAGGCTTCATTTTGGTGGGCGTTTGTGGTGGAGTATAGGGTGGTCCTGCACCTTGGGGATAAGACTGACGTGGTTTTGGCTGCGCCGATGAGACACTTCTCTGACCTCCCTGGCTGCTCTGGCGCATGGTACGTGCTTCCTTTCTGGGTGGCCCGCTAGGCTCCTCTGTGTCTCGGCTCTTATTCATGCTGTTCTCATGCAGACTGCGGGCTCGGTGCTGTGCTCCTGGACCACTGTTGGTTCTCACCTCAGTGCCATCCTGCACATCAGCAGGATGTTTAAGAGCTGCCTGTAACTCCCCACTCAGTTCACTGTCCTGGAAAGTGCTCATTTTAGGAGACATACACTCTCCAGTGTCATGGGGTGGGCTCTCAATAGCCATCACCTCCTGAGAGGCTGGGGGCTTTTTACGCAATGCGTTACGACCATCAGAGGCCTTCTGGATCTCTGCCAGCTTCTTCACTGCAAGCATAAGCTTCTTCTGGTGCCCTAGGCAAATTTGATAGAGAAATAGAATAAATCACCATGGCCTACGCAGTTTGGTTAGAAAAAAAGGGCCGTTTTTATGTGTAATCATTTGaagtacttaaagggttagttcacccaaaaataaatattttgtcatttattACCTTCATGTCGTTTGAAACCCGTaggacctccgttcatcttcagaacacaaatgaagatgtttttgttgaaatccgatggctcagaaaggccttcattgacaccaatgtcatttcctctctcaagacccataaatggcactaaagacgttgttaaaaagcccatctcactacagtggctctacaaaaATTTTATGTTGTGccgaaaatagtttttgtgcacaaaaaaactaatggcaaaaataaataaaaataatggcatataatgatgggctgatttcaaaacaaaagcctcgaaccgttatgaatcagtgtatcaattcatgattcggattccgtgtcaaaccgccaaactgctgaaatcaggtgactttggtgatccgaatcatgaattgatacactgattcataactgttcgaagctttgttttgaaatcggcccatcactagtatataagtc encodes:
- the caskin1 gene encoding caskin-1 isoform X9, coding for MGKDQELLQAVKTEDLMTVQKLLQRPKPGKAKLLGSAKKVNVNFQDTDGFSPLHHAALNGNVEVISLLLESQALVDIRDQKGMRPLHYAAWQGKSEPMKLLLKSGSSVNGQSDEGQIPLHLAAQHGHYDVSEMLLQHQSNPCIVDNGGKTPLDLACEFGRVGVVQLLLSSNMCAALLEPKPGDSTDPNGTSPLHLAAKNGHIDIIRLLIQAGIDINRQTKAGTALHEAALCGKTDVVRLLLDSGINAAVRNTYSQTALDIVYQFTATQASREIKQMLRDLYTDASAALQVRALKDYCNNYDLTSLNIKAGDVITVLEQHSDGRWKGCIHDNRTGNDRVGYFPSSIVEVISKRPGAVGKRRQRAGSRGSESSPHGSPTPPGGPQGGSSEEIWVLRKPVAGGDRSSVGSSGSVASARSSGSGQSAGSSSILHAQAEGVKLLATVLSQSAKAKEHLLEQTKSLDHPSHASSNKGSSSRSQSLSSCPLHEQPYGEAVSQRKGEALPEGKSSEAVIEWLSEFQLQVYAPNFISAGYDIPTISRMTPEDLTAIGVTKPGHRKKITSEINKISVNEWLPDQKPASLGEWLSMIGLSQYHQVLVKNGYENIDFITDITWEDLQEIGITKLGHQKKLMLAVKKLAEIQKASDGRNALRKKPPASQEVMAIESPPHDTGECMSPKMSTFQDSELSGELQAALKHPADVQDGTEVRTNSGPGAQHRARSLHENSMNKSRDTEEPSGPPRKEARTMRQSSQGGQRSVSSAQPKPRQSYPQGAGPPYTPPQTPTKMKPPASQTIGNPPGKPKPSPQLLQQTEKPMTPRAHPQSPTQSSHSHPAAQPVETMEAAPQGPAVQVPLLCLPPDGDEGCDEYGLPKKRAHSLNRYAVSDGEQEHDELNVTDSGGKYATVQHRVGRSNSVKGQADKNVNRSQSFALRQKKKGPPPPPPKRSSSAISSSSSNLAEVPKETSSGPLLGIPYQPQRRASDLGGTIDTGSAGTVRSIAAMLEMSSIGGGAKGLALQKSAGHYLQVGTAGAKQRDAIGLDGEVVNRRRTISGPVTELVAAAKRGPEPVQDRQRTDPQPSSSGSSAENLPFAEDGNLTIKQRPRQGKDEAEDGIEMSYSLPHEDLSCVDATASLKRRVQSTKQQANGTKFLLTESNTVKRRPKSKDKDAEEQQDGQMPVPYENGTGTIKRRPVSEVTVSEQPRPQEHPENSPRRDSADLEGHVTESAPRKSVKPPVSPKPVLAQHIKKQGPPAAITKKAPFPGPTGAPGSPGTTQCGPFTCPVFTQLFEGKKVPPPISPKPTPPPTAPKPSKNVLQSLNATPNPTPTPSPAKQTVTRMSSTASTQTNHPVKATTPPALSVQTPHTPQSPHTPQTPQTPQTPQTPQTPTTPIPTPPPVKPPRSSISGVSMDSSTGSAFVAGVVTADAMHQKIEETSASLAAALQAVEEKIKEDGQKDSMIENKSTVSILDDIGSMFDDLADQLDAMLE
- the caskin1 gene encoding caskin-1 isoform X5 is translated as MGKDQELLQAVKTEDLMTVQKLLQRPKPGKAKLLGSAKKVNVNFQDTDGFSPLHHAALNGNVEVISLLLESQALVDIRDQKGMRPLHYAAWQGKSEPMKLLLKSGSSVNGQSDEGQIPLHLAAQHGHYDVSEMLLQHQSNPCIVDNGGKTPLDLACEFGRVGVVQLLLSSNMCAALLEPKPGDSTDPNGTSPLHLAAKNGHIDIIRLLIQAGIDINRQTKAGTALHEAALCGKTDVVRLLLDSGINAAVRNTYSQTALDIVYQFTATQASREIKQMLRDLYTDASAALQVRALKDYCNNYDLTSLNIKAGDVITVLEQHSDGRWKGCIHDNRTGNDRVGYFPSSIVEVISKRPGAVGKRRQRAGSWSTVTCTQQYQKIQLCAPVCGPVSPAVAMVNGDSYHEIHILPPPPPPPPHSHLPLFTSFGYNRSPNTSGEPHSGQEAKNDQDLASSRGSESSPHGSPTPPGGPQGGSSEEIWVLRKPVAGGDRSSVGSSGSVASARSSGSGQSAGSSSILHAQAEGVKLLATVLSQSAKAKEHLLEQTKSLDHPSHASSNKGSSSRSQSLSSCPLHEQPYGEAVSQRKGEALPEGKSSEAVIEWLSEFQLQVYAPNFISAGYDIPTISRMTPEDLTAIGVTKPGHRKKITSEINKISVNEWLPDQKPASLGEWLSMIGLSQYHQVLVKNGYENIDFITDITWEDLQEIGITKLGHQKKLMLAVKKLAEIQKASDGRNALRKKPPASQEVMAIESPPHDTGECMSPKMSTFQDSELSGELQAALKHPADVQDGTEVRTNSGPGAQHRARSLHENSMNKSRDTEEPSGPPRKEARTMRQSSQGGQRSVSSAQPKPRQSYPQGAGPPYTPPQTPTKMKPPASQTIGNPPGKPKPSPQLLQQTEKPMTPRAHPQSPTQSSHSHPAAQPVETMEAAPQGPAVQVPLLCLPPDGDEGCDEYGLPKKRAHSLNRYAVSDGEQEHDELNVTDSGGKYATVQHRVGRSNSVKGQADKNVNRSQSFALRQKKKGPPPPPPKRSSSAISSSSSNLAEVPKETSSGPLLGIPYQPQRRASDLGGTIDTGSAGTVRSIAAMLEMSSIGGGAKGLALQKSAGHYLQVGTAGAKQRDAIGLDGEVVNRRRTISGPVTELVAAAKRGPEPVQDRQRTDPQPSSSGSSAENLPFAEDGNLTIKQRPRQGKDEAEDGIEMSYSLPHEDLSCVDATASLKRRVQSTKQQANGTKFLLTESNTVKRRPKSKDKDAEEQQDGQMPVPYENGTGTIKRRPVSEVTVSEQPRPQEHPENSPRRDSADLEGHVTESAPRKSVKPPVSPKPVLAQHIKKQGPPAAITKKAPFPGPTGAPGSPVEGKKVPPPISPKPTPPPTAPKPSKNVLQSLNATPNPTPTPSPAKQTVTRMSSTASTQTNHPVKATTPPALSVQTPHTPQSPHTPQTPQTPQTPQTPQTPTTPIPTPPPVKPPRSSISGVSMDSSTGSAFVAGVVTADAMHQKIEETSASLAAALQAVEEKIKEDGQKDSMIENKSTVSILDDIGSMFDDLADQLDAMLE
- the caskin1 gene encoding caskin-1 isoform X3, which encodes MGKDQELLQAVKTEDLMTVQKLLQRPKPGKAKLLGSAKKVNVNFQDTDGFSPLHHAALNGNVEVISLLLESQALVDIRDQKGMRPLHYAAWQGKSEPMKLLLKSGSSVNGQSDEGQIPLHLAAQHGHYDVSEMLLQHQSNPCIVDNGGKTPLDLACEFGRVGVVQLLLSSNMCAALLEPKPGDSTDPNGTSPLHLAAKNGHIDIIRLLIQAGIDINRQTKAGTALHEAALCGKTDVVRLLLDSGINAAVRNTYSQTALDIVYQFTATQASREIKQMLRDLYTDASAALQVRALKDYCNNYDLTSLNIKAGDVITVLEQHSDGRWKGCIHDNRTGNDRVGYFPSSIVEVISKRPGAVGSWSTVTCTQQYQKIQLCAPVCGPVSPAVAMVNGDSYHEIHILPPPPPPPPHSHLPLFTSFGYNRSPNTSGEPHSGQEAKNDQDLASSRGSESSPHGSPTPPGGPQGGSSEEIWVLRKPVAGGDRSSVGSSGSVASARSSGSGQSAGSSSILHAQAEGVKLLATVLSQSAKAKEHLLEQTKSLDHPSHASSNKGSSSRSQSLSSCPLHEQPYGEAVSQRKGEALPEGKSSEAVIEWLSEFQLQVYAPNFISAGYDIPTISRMTPEDLTAIGVTKPGHRKKITSEINKISVNEWLPDQKPASLGEWLSMIGLSQYHQVLVKNGYENIDFITDITWEDLQEIGITKLGHQKKLMLAVKKLAEIQKASDGRNALRKKPPASQEVMAIESPPHDTGECMSPKMSTFQDSELSGELQAALKHPADVQDGTEVRTNSGPGAQHRARSLHENSMNKSRDTEEPSGPPRKEARTMRQSSQGGQRSVSSAQPKPRQSYPQGAGPPYTPPQTPTKMKPPASQTIGNPPGKPKPSPQLLQQTEKPMTPRAHPQSPTQSSHSHPAAQPVETMEAAPQGPAVQVPLLCLPPDGDEGCDEYGLPKKRAHSLNRYAVSDGEQEHDELNVTDSGGKYATVQHRVGRSNSVKGQADKNVNRSQSFALRQKKKGPPPPPPKRSSSAISSSSSNLAEVPKETSSGPLLGIPYQPQRRASDLGGTIDTGSAGTVRSIAAMLEMSSIGGGAKGLALQKSAGHYLQVGTAGAKQRDAIGLDGEVVNRRRTISGPVTELVAAAKRGPEPVQDRQRTDPQPSSSGSSAENLPFAEDGNLTIKQRPRQGKDEAEDGIEMSYSLPHEDLSCVDATASLKRRVQSTKQQANGTKFLLTESNTVKRRPKSKDKDAEEQQDGQMPVPYENGTGTIKRRPVSEVTVSEQPRPQEHPENSPRRDSADLEGHVTESAPRKSVKPPVSPKPVLAQHIKKQGPPAAITKKAPFPGPTGAPGSPGTTQCGPFTCPVFTQLFEGKKVPPPISPKPTPPPTAPKPSKNVLQSLNATPNPTPTPSPAKQTVTRMSSTASTQTNHPVKATTPPALSVQTPHTPQSPHTPQTPQTPQTPQTPQTPTTPIPTPPPVKPPRSSISGVSMDSSTGSAFVAGVVTADAMHQKIEETSASLAAALQAVEEKIKEDGQKDSMIENKSTVSILDDIGSMFDDLADQLDAMLE
- the caskin1 gene encoding caskin-1 isoform X1; amino-acid sequence: MGKDQELLQAVKTEDLMTVQKLLQRPKPGKAKLLGSAKKVNVNFQDTDGFSPLHHAALNGNVEVISLLLESQALVDIRDQKGMRPLHYAAWQGKSEPMKLLLKSGSSVNGQSDEGQIPLHLAAQHGHYDVSEMLLQHQSNPCIVDNGGKTPLDLACEFGRVGVVQLLLSSNMCAALLEPKPGDSTDPNGTSPLHLAAKNGHIDIIRLLIQAGIDINRQTKAGTALHEAALCGKTDVVRLLLDSGINAAVRNTYSQTALDIVYQFTATQASREIKQMLRDLYTDASAALQVRALKDYCNNYDLTSLNIKAGDVITVLEQHSDGRWKGCIHDNRTGNDRVGYFPSSIVEVISKRPGAVGKRRQRAGSWSTVTCTQQYQKIQLCAPVCGPVSPAVAMVNGDSYHEIHILPPPPPPPPHSHLPLFTSFGYNRSPNTSGEPHSGQEAKNDQDLASSRGSESSPHGSPTPPGGPQGGSSEEIWVLRKPVAGGDRSSVGSSGSVASARSSGSGQSAGSSSILHAQAEGVKLLATVLSQSAKAKEHLLEQTKSLDHPSHASSNKGSSSRSQSLSSCPLHEQPYGEAVSQRKGEALPEGKSSEAVIEWLSEFQLQVYAPNFISAGYDIPTISRMTPEDLTAIGVTKPGHRKKITSEINKISVNEWLPDQKPASLGEWLSMIGLSQYHQVLVKNGYENIDFITDITWEDLQEIGITKLGHQKKLMLAVKKLAEIQKASDGRNALRKKPPASQEVMAIESPPHDTGECMSPKMSTFQDSELSGELQAALKHPADVQDGTEVRTNSGPGAQHRARSLHENSMNKSRDTEEPSGPPRKEARTMRQSSQGGQRSVSSAQPKPRQSYPQGAGPPYTPPQTPTKMKPPASQTIGNPPGKPKPSPQLLQQTEKPMTPRAHPQSPTQSSHSHPAAQPVETMEAAPQGPAVQVPLLCLPPDGDEGCDEYGLPKKRAHSLNRYAVSDGEQEHDELNVTDSGGKYATVQHRVGRSNSVKGQADKNVNRSQSFALRQKKKGPPPPPPKRSSSAISSSSSNLAEVPKETSSGPLLGIPYQPQRRASDLGGTIDTGSAGTVRSIAAMLEMSSIGGGAKGLALQKSAGHYLQVGTAGAKQRDAIGLDGEVVNRRRTISGPVTELVAAAKRGPEPVQDRQRTDPQPSSSGSSAENLPFAEDGNLTIKQRPRQGKDEAEDGIEMSYSLPHEDLSCVDATASLKRRVQSTKQQANGTKFLLTESNTVKRRPKSKDKDAEEQQDGQMPVPYENGTGTIKRRPVSEVTVSEQPRPQEHPENSPRRDSADLEGHVTESAPRKSVKPPVSPKPVLAQHIKKQGPPAAITKKAPFPGPTGAPGSPGTTQCGPFTCPVFTQLFEGKKVPPPISPKPTPPPTAPKPSKNVLQSLNATPNPTPTPSPAKQTVTRMSSTASTQTNHPVKATTPPALSVQTPHTPQSPHTPQTPQTPQTPQTPQTPTTPIPTPPPVKPPRSSISGVSMDSSTGSAFVAGVVTADAMHQKIEETSASLAAALQAVEEKIKEDGQKDSMIENKSTVSILDDIGSMFDDLADQLDAMLE
- the caskin1 gene encoding caskin-1 isoform X7; translated protein: MGKDQELLQAVKTEDLMTVQKLLQRPKPGKAKLLGSAKKVNVNFQDTDGFSPLHHAALNGNVEVISLLLESQALVDIRDQKGMRPLHYAAWQGKSEPMKLLLKSGSSVNGQSDEGQIPLHLAAQHGHYDVSEMLLQHQSNPCIVDNGGKTPLDLACEFGRVGVVQLLLSSNMCAALLEPKPGDSTDPNGTSPLHLAAKNGHIDIIRLLIQAGIDINRQTKAGTALHEAALCGKTDVVRLLLDSGINAAVRNTYSQTALDIVYQFTATQASREIKQMLRDLYTDASAALQVRALKDYCNNYDLTSLNIKAGDVITVLEQHSDGRWKGCIHDNRTGNDRVGYFPSSIVEVISKRPGAVGKRRQRAGSWSTVTCTQQYQKIQLCAPVCGPVSPAVAMVNGDSYHEIHILPPPPPPPPHSHLPLFTSFGYNRSPNTSGEPHSGQEAKNDQDLASSRGSESSPHGSPTPPGGPQGGSSEEIWVLRKPVAGGDRSSVGSSGSVASARSSGSGQSAGSSSILHAQAEGVKLLATVLSQSAKAKEHLLEQTKSLDHPSHASSNKGSSSRSQSLSSCPLHEQPYGEAVSQRKGEALPEGKDLTAIGVTKPGHRKKITSEINKISVNEWLPDQKPASLGEWLSMIGLSQYHQVLVKNGYENIDFITDITWEDLQEIGITKLGHQKKLMLAVKKLAEIQKASDGRNALRKKPPASQEVMAIESPPHDTGECMSPKMSTFQDSELSGELQAALKHPADVQDGTEVRTNSGPGAQHRARSLHENSMNKSRDTEEPSGPPRKEARTMRQSSQGGQRSVSSAQPKPRQSYPQGAGPPYTPPQTPTKMKPPASQTIGNPPGKPKPSPQLLQQTEKPMTPRAHPQSPTQSSHSHPAAQPVETMEAAPQGPAVQVPLLCLPPDGDEGCDEYGLPKKRAHSLNRYAVSDGEQEHDELNVTDSGGKYATVQHRVGRSNSVKGQADKNVNRSQSFALRQKKKGPPPPPPKRSSSAISSSSSNLAEVPKETSSGPLLGIPYQPQRRASDLGGTIDTGSAGTVRSIAAMLEMSSIGGGAKGLALQKSAGHYLQVGTAGAKQRDAIGLDGEVVNRRRTISGPVTELVAAAKRGPEPVQDRQRTDPQPSSSGSSAENLPFAEDGNLTIKQRPRQGKDEAEDGIEMSYSLPHEDLSCVDATASLKRRVQSTKQQANGTKFLLTESNTVKRRPKSKDKDAEEQQDGQMPVPYENGTGTIKRRPVSEVTVSEQPRPQEHPENSPRRDSADLEGHVTESAPRKSVKPPVSPKPVLAQHIKKQGPPAAITKKAPFPGPTGAPGSPGTTQCGPFTCPVFTQLFEGKKVPPPISPKPTPPPTAPKPSKNVLQSLNATPNPTPTPSPAKQTVTRMSSTASTQTNHPVKATTPPALSVQTPHTPQSPHTPQTPQTPQTPQTPQTPTTPIPTPPPVKPPRSSISGVSMDSSTGSAFVAGVVTADAMHQKIEETSASLAAALQAVEEKIKEDGQKDSMIENKSTVSILDDIGSMFDDLADQLDAMLE
- the caskin1 gene encoding caskin-1 isoform X2 — its product is MGKDQELLQAVKTEDLMTVQKLLQRPKPGKAKLLGSAKKVNVNFQDTDGFSPLHHAALNGNVEVISLLLESQALVDIRDQKGMRPLHYAAWQGKSEPMKLLLKSGSSVNGQSDEGQIPLHLAAQHGHYDVSEMLLQHQSNPCIVDNGGKTPLDLACEFGRVGVVQLLLSSNMCAALLEPKPGDSTDPNGTSPLHLAAKNGHIDIIRLLIQAGIDINRQTKAGTALHEAALCGKTDVVRLLLDSGINAAVRNTYSQTALDIVYQFTATQASREIKQMLRDASAALQVRALKDYCNNYDLTSLNIKAGDVITVLEQHSDGRWKGCIHDNRTGNDRVGYFPSSIVEVISKRPGAVGKRRQRAGSWSTVTCTQQYQKIQLCAPVCGPVSPAVAMVNGDSYHEIHILPPPPPPPPHSHLPLFTSFGYNRSPNTSGEPHSGQEAKNDQDLASSRGSESSPHGSPTPPGGPQGGSSEEIWVLRKPVAGGDRSSVGSSGSVASARSSGSGQSAGSSSILHAQAEGVKLLATVLSQSAKAKEHLLEQTKSLDHPSHASSNKGSSSRSQSLSSCPLHEQPYGEAVSQRKGEALPEGKSSEAVIEWLSEFQLQVYAPNFISAGYDIPTISRMTPEDLTAIGVTKPGHRKKITSEINKISVNEWLPDQKPASLGEWLSMIGLSQYHQVLVKNGYENIDFITDITWEDLQEIGITKLGHQKKLMLAVKKLAEIQKASDGRNALRKKPPASQEVMAIESPPHDTGECMSPKMSTFQDSELSGELQAALKHPADVQDGTEVRTNSGPGAQHRARSLHENSMNKSRDTEEPSGPPRKEARTMRQSSQGGQRSVSSAQPKPRQSYPQGAGPPYTPPQTPTKMKPPASQTIGNPPGKPKPSPQLLQQTEKPMTPRAHPQSPTQSSHSHPAAQPVETMEAAPQGPAVQVPLLCLPPDGDEGCDEYGLPKKRAHSLNRYAVSDGEQEHDELNVTDSGGKYATVQHRVGRSNSVKGQADKNVNRSQSFALRQKKKGPPPPPPKRSSSAISSSSSNLAEVPKETSSGPLLGIPYQPQRRASDLGGTIDTGSAGTVRSIAAMLEMSSIGGGAKGLALQKSAGHYLQVGTAGAKQRDAIGLDGEVVNRRRTISGPVTELVAAAKRGPEPVQDRQRTDPQPSSSGSSAENLPFAEDGNLTIKQRPRQGKDEAEDGIEMSYSLPHEDLSCVDATASLKRRVQSTKQQANGTKFLLTESNTVKRRPKSKDKDAEEQQDGQMPVPYENGTGTIKRRPVSEVTVSEQPRPQEHPENSPRRDSADLEGHVTESAPRKSVKPPVSPKPVLAQHIKKQGPPAAITKKAPFPGPTGAPGSPGTTQCGPFTCPVFTQLFEGKKVPPPISPKPTPPPTAPKPSKNVLQSLNATPNPTPTPSPAKQTVTRMSSTASTQTNHPVKATTPPALSVQTPHTPQSPHTPQTPQTPQTPQTPQTPTTPIPTPPPVKPPRSSISGVSMDSSTGSAFVAGVVTADAMHQKIEETSASLAAALQAVEEKIKEDGQKDSMIENKSTVSILDDIGSMFDDLADQLDAMLE
- the caskin1 gene encoding caskin-1 isoform X4: MGKDQELLQAVKTEDLMTVQKLLQRPKPGKAKLLGSAKKVNVNFQDTDGFSPLHHAALNGNVEVISLLLESQALVDIRDQKGMRPLHYAAWQGKSEPMKLLLKSGSSVNGQSDEGQIPLHLAAQHGHYDVSEMLLQHQSNPCIVDNGGKTPLDLACEFGRVGVVQLLLSSNMCAALLEPKPGDSTDPNGTSPLHLAAKNGHIDIIRLLIQAGIDINRQTKAGTALHEAALCGKTDVVRLLLDSGINAAVRNTYSQTALDIVYQFTATQASREIKQMLRDLYTDASAALQVRALKDYCNNYDLTSLNIKAGDVITVLEQHSDGRWKGCIHDNRTGNDRVGYFPSSIVEVISKRPGAVGKRRQRAGSWSTVTCTQQYQKIQLCAPVCGPVSPAVAMVNGDSYHEIHILPPPPPPPPHSHLPLFTSFGYNRSPNTSGEPHSGQGSRGSESSPHGSPTPPGGPQGGSSEEIWVLRKPVAGGDRSSVGSSGSVASARSSGSGQSAGSSSILHAQAEGVKLLATVLSQSAKAKEHLLEQTKSLDHPSHASSNKGSSSRSQSLSSCPLHEQPYGEAVSQRKGEALPEGKSSEAVIEWLSEFQLQVYAPNFISAGYDIPTISRMTPEDLTAIGVTKPGHRKKITSEINKISVNEWLPDQKPASLGEWLSMIGLSQYHQVLVKNGYENIDFITDITWEDLQEIGITKLGHQKKLMLAVKKLAEIQKASDGRNALRKKPPASQEVMAIESPPHDTGECMSPKMSTFQDSELSGELQAALKHPADVQDGTEVRTNSGPGAQHRARSLHENSMNKSRDTEEPSGPPRKEARTMRQSSQGGQRSVSSAQPKPRQSYPQGAGPPYTPPQTPTKMKPPASQTIGNPPGKPKPSPQLLQQTEKPMTPRAHPQSPTQSSHSHPAAQPVETMEAAPQGPAVQVPLLCLPPDGDEGCDEYGLPKKRAHSLNRYAVSDGEQEHDELNVTDSGGKYATVQHRVGRSNSVKGQADKNVNRSQSFALRQKKKGPPPPPPKRSSSAISSSSSNLAEVPKETSSGPLLGIPYQPQRRASDLGGTIDTGSAGTVRSIAAMLEMSSIGGGAKGLALQKSAGHYLQVGTAGAKQRDAIGLDGEVVNRRRTISGPVTELVAAAKRGPEPVQDRQRTDPQPSSSGSSAENLPFAEDGNLTIKQRPRQGKDEAEDGIEMSYSLPHEDLSCVDATASLKRRVQSTKQQANGTKFLLTESNTVKRRPKSKDKDAEEQQDGQMPVPYENGTGTIKRRPVSEVTVSEQPRPQEHPENSPRRDSADLEGHVTESAPRKSVKPPVSPKPVLAQHIKKQGPPAAITKKAPFPGPTGAPGSPGTTQCGPFTCPVFTQLFEGKKVPPPISPKPTPPPTAPKPSKNVLQSLNATPNPTPTPSPAKQTVTRMSSTASTQTNHPVKATTPPALSVQTPHTPQSPHTPQTPQTPQTPQTPQTPTTPIPTPPPVKPPRSSISGVSMDSSTGSAFVAGVVTADAMHQKIEETSASLAAALQAVEEKIKEDGQKDSMIENKSTVSILDDIGSMFDDLADQLDAMLE